One window of Xanthomonas sp. 10-10 genomic DNA carries:
- a CDS encoding helix-turn-helix domain-containing protein has translation MSPEPAKYRAPALDKGLDILELLARQAQPMSMGAISQGIGRSRGEIFRMLQVLEERGYLTRDGEGDYVLTNRLFMLGMQQPPVQSISEAALPVMRRLADAIYQPCHLVAPSGDQIVVIAQMDVPSDLGLVVRPGHRRPLTHSSSGLVLFAFQQPDVQARWLEMLDASEVPFERAQFLAAAAQARRDGYAMQPSEAVVGVVDLTAPILQGGSAAYTLTVPFIERRPALVSPQAALQALRAATAEISSGLH, from the coding sequence ATGAGCCCCGAACCTGCCAAGTACCGCGCGCCGGCCCTGGACAAGGGGCTTGATATCCTCGAACTGCTCGCCCGCCAGGCGCAGCCGATGAGCATGGGCGCGATCTCGCAAGGCATCGGCCGCTCGCGCGGGGAGATCTTCCGCATGCTGCAGGTGCTGGAGGAGCGCGGCTATCTCACCCGCGACGGCGAAGGCGACTACGTGCTGACCAACCGGCTGTTCATGCTCGGCATGCAGCAGCCGCCCGTGCAGAGCATCAGCGAAGCGGCATTGCCGGTGATGCGGCGGCTGGCCGATGCGATCTATCAACCCTGCCACCTGGTGGCGCCGTCCGGCGACCAGATCGTGGTAATCGCGCAGATGGACGTGCCCAGCGACCTTGGCCTGGTGGTGCGCCCGGGCCATCGCCGCCCGCTGACCCATTCCAGTTCCGGGCTGGTGTTGTTCGCCTTCCAGCAGCCGGACGTGCAGGCGCGCTGGCTGGAGATGCTCGACGCCAGCGAGGTGCCGTTCGAGCGCGCGCAATTCCTGGCCGCCGCCGCGCAGGCGCGCCGCGATGGCTACGCCATGCAACCCAGCGAAGCGGTGGTAGGCGTGGTCGATCTGACCGCGCCGATCCTGCAAGGCGGCAGTGCCGCCTACACGCTCACGGTCCCCTTCATCGAACGGCGCCCCGCACTGGTGAGCCCGCAAGCGGCCTTGCAAGCACTGCGTGCGGCAACCGCCGAGATTTCCAGCGGGCTGCACTAG
- a CDS encoding fumarylacetoacetate hydrolase family protein, with protein sequence MKLVRIGAEGHERPGVIDTAGQIRDLSGVIDDVAGEHLTNAGLEKLRAVDLSTLPLIEGKPRYGAAVGRIGKFICVGLNYADHAAESGMDVPKMPILFMKATTAVCGPNDTVIIPRGSVKSDWEVELGVVIGDIARDVSVDEALNHVAGYAVINDLSEREFQLEHGGQWVKGKSADTFGPIGPWLVTRDEVPDPQNLSMWLEVNGHRYQNGSTRTMVFGVAELVSHISRYMTLMPGDVISTGTPPGVGLGQKPPVYLKPGDLMELEIEGLGRQRQPVVAHPRDAA encoded by the coding sequence ATGAAACTCGTACGTATTGGCGCCGAAGGCCACGAACGTCCCGGCGTGATCGACACCGCAGGCCAGATCCGCGACCTGAGCGGCGTGATCGACGATGTCGCCGGTGAGCACCTCACCAACGCCGGCCTCGAAAAGCTGCGCGCAGTGGACCTGTCCACCCTGCCGCTGATCGAGGGCAAGCCGCGCTATGGCGCCGCGGTGGGCCGCATCGGCAAGTTCATCTGCGTGGGCTTGAACTATGCCGACCACGCCGCCGAATCGGGCATGGACGTGCCGAAGATGCCGATTCTCTTCATGAAGGCCACCACCGCCGTGTGCGGCCCCAACGACACCGTCATCATCCCGCGCGGCTCGGTCAAGAGCGACTGGGAAGTGGAACTGGGCGTGGTGATCGGCGATATCGCACGCGACGTGTCGGTGGACGAGGCGCTGAACCACGTGGCCGGCTATGCGGTGATCAACGACCTGTCCGAACGCGAGTTCCAGCTTGAGCACGGTGGCCAGTGGGTCAAGGGCAAGAGCGCTGACACCTTCGGCCCGATCGGCCCGTGGCTGGTCACCCGCGATGAAGTGCCGGACCCGCAGAACCTGTCGATGTGGCTGGAGGTCAACGGCCATCGTTACCAGAACGGCAGCACCCGCACGATGGTGTTCGGCGTGGCCGAACTGGTCAGCCACATCAGCCGCTACATGACGCTGATGCCGGGCGATGTGATCAGCACCGGCACCCCGCCGGGTGTGGGCCTGGGCCAGAAGCCGCCGGTGTATTTGAAGCCGGGCGATCTGATGGAACTGGAGATCGAAGGACTGGGTCGCCAGCGTCAGCCGGTGGTGGCGCATCCGCGCGATGCGGCCTGA
- a CDS encoding L-fucose mutarotase has protein sequence MPRLCYVLDLHDDATLIAEYERWHRPTEVWPEVVASLQQAGIQELEIFRSGDRLVMLMEVGDDYDPAAKATRDAADPRIQAWEDLMWRFQKPLPGSAAGEKWREAGRIFALSAAIDAQR, from the coding sequence ATGCCGCGTCTTTGCTATGTACTGGATCTGCACGACGATGCGACGTTGATCGCCGAGTACGAGCGCTGGCATCGGCCCACCGAGGTCTGGCCGGAAGTGGTGGCCTCGCTACAGCAGGCCGGCATCCAGGAACTGGAGATCTTTCGCAGCGGCGATCGGCTGGTGATGCTGATGGAGGTGGGCGATGACTACGATCCGGCGGCCAAGGCCACGCGCGATGCGGCCGATCCTCGGATCCAGGCCTGGGAAGACTTGATGTGGCGGTTCCAGAAACCGCTGCCGGGCAGCGCGGCTGGGGAGAAGTGGCGCGAGGCCGGACGGATCTTTGCGTTGAGTGCGGCGATCGACGCGCAGCGCTAG
- a CDS encoding amidohydrolase family protein, which translates to MSRVDAHLHFWHLARGDYDWLTPELAPLYRNFAPHDVDDALDAAGIDSVVVVQAAATEAETCYLFELAHDAPRIAGVVGWVDFAAPDAAARIGALVRAGGGALKGLRPMVQDIADAQWLAGPALDAAFDAMLAHDLAFDALIRAVHVPALQARLKRHPQLRVVVDHGGKPQIAAGEFVAWAAGMAALAQHPNVHCKLSGLLTEAARGAGIDALEPYVAHLFARFGAQRLLWGSDWPVLTLRADYAQWFDLAQQLVTRHAAEHAAAVFGDNARMFYRLPRPAAPTHGTLSV; encoded by the coding sequence ATGAGCCGCGTCGATGCACACCTGCATTTCTGGCACCTGGCCCGTGGCGATTACGACTGGCTGACGCCGGAGCTTGCGCCGCTGTATCGCAACTTCGCGCCGCACGATGTGGACGACGCACTGGATGCAGCCGGTATCGACAGCGTGGTGGTGGTGCAGGCCGCCGCAACCGAAGCCGAAACCTGTTATCTGTTCGAGCTGGCGCACGACGCGCCGCGCATTGCCGGCGTGGTCGGCTGGGTGGACTTTGCCGCACCCGATGCCGCTGCGCGTATCGGCGCCCTGGTCCGCGCAGGCGGCGGTGCGCTCAAGGGGCTGCGCCCGATGGTGCAGGACATCGCCGATGCGCAGTGGTTGGCAGGCCCCGCCTTGGACGCCGCCTTCGACGCGATGCTGGCACATGATCTTGCCTTCGATGCGCTGATCCGCGCCGTGCATGTACCGGCACTGCAGGCGCGTTTGAAGCGCCATCCGCAGTTGCGCGTGGTCGTCGACCACGGCGGCAAGCCGCAGATTGCGGCAGGCGAATTCGTTGCCTGGGCCGCGGGCATGGCCGCGTTGGCGCAGCACCCCAACGTACACTGCAAACTGTCCGGGCTGCTCACCGAGGCCGCGCGCGGCGCCGGCATCGATGCACTGGAGCCGTATGTCGCGCACCTGTTTGCGCGCTTCGGTGCGCAGCGCCTGCTCTGGGGCAGCGACTGGCCGGTGCTGACCCTGCGTGCCGATTACGCGCAGTGGTTTGATCTCGCACAGCAGCTGGTCACTCGTCATGCCGCCGAACACGCCGCTGCGGTGTTCGGCGACAACGCACGCATGTTCTATCGTCTGCCACGGCCGGCGGCCCCCACCCACGGAACCCTATCGGTATGA
- a CDS encoding SDR family oxidoreductase gives MTVSIPTPPNTRLQGKRCLITAAGAGIGRESALACARAGAQVIATDIDAAALQALASESQAITTQLLDVTDAAAITALVAEHGPFDVLFNCAGYVHQGSILDCDEPAWRRSFAINVDAMYYTCKAVLPGMLERGAGSIINMSSVASSIKGVPNRFVYGVTKAAVIGLSKAIAADYVAQGVRCNAICPGTIKTPSLGQRVQALGGDEQAVWKSFTDRQPMGRLGDPREIAQLVVYLASDESSFTTGQTHIIDGGWSN, from the coding sequence ATGACAGTCTCCATTCCCACCCCGCCCAATACCCGCCTGCAGGGCAAGCGTTGCCTGATCACCGCCGCAGGCGCCGGCATCGGCCGCGAAAGCGCGCTGGCCTGCGCACGCGCCGGCGCGCAGGTGATCGCCACCGACATCGATGCCGCTGCCCTGCAGGCGCTGGCATCCGAATCGCAGGCGATCACCACCCAATTGCTCGACGTTACCGATGCCGCCGCCATTACCGCACTGGTCGCCGAACACGGCCCGTTCGATGTGCTGTTCAACTGCGCCGGCTACGTGCATCAGGGCAGCATTCTCGACTGCGACGAGCCGGCCTGGCGCCGCTCGTTCGCGATCAACGTCGATGCGATGTACTACACCTGCAAGGCGGTGCTGCCGGGCATGCTCGAACGTGGTGCCGGCAGCATCATCAACATGTCCTCGGTGGCCTCCAGCATCAAGGGTGTGCCGAACCGCTTCGTCTATGGCGTGACCAAGGCGGCGGTGATCGGCCTGAGCAAGGCCATCGCCGCCGATTACGTGGCCCAGGGCGTGCGTTGCAACGCGATCTGCCCGGGCACCATCAAGACGCCGTCGCTGGGCCAGCGCGTGCAGGCCCTGGGCGGCGACGAACAGGCGGTGTGGAAGAGCTTCACCGACCGCCAGCCGATGGGCCGCCTGGGCGATCCGCGCGAGATCGCGCAGCTGGTGGTGTACCTGGCCTCGGACGAATCCTCCTTCACCACCGGCCAGACCCACATCATCGACGGGGGCTGGTCCAACTGA
- a CDS encoding L-fuconate dehydratase — translation MSTIVALDTHDVRFPTSRELDGSDAMNPDPDYSAAYVVLRTDAPDDLAGYGLVFTIGRGNDVQTAAVAALAEHVVGLSVEEVIADLGGFARRLTNDSQLRWLGPEKGVMHMAIGAVINAAWDLAARTAKKPLWRFIAELTPEQLVDTIDFRYLTDALTRDEALAMLRAAQPQRAQRTAQLIEQGYPAYTTSPGWLGYSDEKLVRLAKEAVADGFRTIKLKVGANVQDDVRRCRLAREAIGPDIAMAVDANQRWDVGPAIDWMRQLAEFDIAWIEEPTSPDDVLGHAAIRQGITPVPVSTGEHTQNRVVFKQLLQAGAVDLIQIDAARVGGVNENLAILLLAAKFNVRVFPHAGGVGLCELVQHLAMADFVAITGQMEDRAIEFVDHLHQHFLNPVRIRHGRYLAPEAAGFSAEMHASSIAEFSYPDGRFWVEDLAGNAKG, via the coding sequence ATGAGCACCATCGTCGCCCTCGATACCCACGACGTCCGCTTCCCCACCTCGCGCGAGCTCGATGGGTCGGACGCGATGAATCCCGACCCCGATTACTCGGCCGCCTACGTCGTGCTGCGCACCGATGCGCCGGATGACCTGGCCGGCTATGGCCTGGTGTTCACCATCGGCCGCGGCAACGATGTGCAGACCGCTGCGGTGGCCGCTCTGGCCGAGCATGTGGTCGGCCTGTCGGTCGAGGAGGTCATCGCCGACCTGGGCGGCTTCGCGCGCCGGCTCACCAACGACTCGCAGCTGCGCTGGCTGGGCCCGGAAAAGGGCGTGATGCACATGGCGATCGGCGCGGTGATCAACGCCGCCTGGGATCTGGCCGCACGCACGGCGAAAAAACCGCTGTGGCGCTTTATCGCCGAACTCACGCCCGAGCAGCTGGTCGATACCATCGACTTCCGCTACCTCACCGACGCGCTCACCCGCGATGAAGCGCTGGCCATGCTGCGCGCCGCGCAGCCGCAGCGCGCACAGCGCACCGCGCAGTTGATCGAGCAAGGCTATCCGGCCTACACCACGTCGCCCGGCTGGCTCGGTTACTCCGACGAGAAGCTGGTGCGGCTGGCAAAGGAAGCCGTCGCCGATGGCTTCCGCACCATCAAGCTCAAGGTCGGCGCCAACGTGCAGGACGACGTCCGCCGCTGCCGCCTGGCGCGCGAGGCGATCGGCCCGGACATCGCGATGGCGGTGGACGCCAACCAGCGCTGGGACGTGGGCCCGGCGATCGACTGGATGCGCCAGCTGGCCGAATTCGACATCGCCTGGATCGAGGAACCCACCAGCCCGGACGATGTGCTCGGTCACGCCGCGATCCGCCAGGGCATCACGCCGGTGCCGGTCTCCACCGGCGAACACACCCAGAACCGGGTGGTGTTCAAGCAGTTGCTGCAGGCCGGTGCGGTCGACCTGATCCAGATCGATGCCGCGCGCGTCGGCGGGGTCAATGAAAACCTCGCCATCCTGCTGCTGGCCGCCAAGTTCAATGTCCGCGTGTTCCCGCACGCCGGCGGCGTCGGCCTGTGCGAACTGGTGCAGCACCTGGCGATGGCCGACTTCGTGGCCATCACCGGCCAGATGGAAGACCGCGCGATCGAATTCGTCGACCATCTGCATCAGCACTTCCTGAACCCGGTGCGCATCCGGCACGGCCGCTATCTGGCCCCGGAGGCGGCGGGTTTCTCGGCTGAAATGCATGCGTCGTCGATCGCGGAGTTCAGCTATCCGGACGGACGTTTCTGGGTCGAAGATCTGGCCGGCAACGCCAAGGGCTGA
- the fucP gene encoding L-fucose:H+ symporter permease: MHHSDIAASPRGNLARTAMVPLLLIVSLFFLWGMANNLNDILIKQFKKAFELSDLQAGLVQSAFYMGYFVFAMPAAMFMRRYSYKAAVVLGLLLYACGAFLFYPAAQVHTYWLFLLALFVIASGLAFLETTANPLVTVLGPADGAARRLNLAQAFNPLGSITGVLVGQHFIFSGVEHTPAELAAMAPAAREAFFAAESSAVQMPYLIIGAVVVLWAILIALVRFPTGAPESDSGVAPKRARFGELLRNRRFMFSVVAQFFYVGAQVGIWSYLIRYLQDAVPGTPEKTAATYLTISLVLFMAGRFIGTALLRYLAPAKLLASFAAINLVLCAVAIALPGWAGLYALVAASVFMSVMFPTIFALGLDGMHDDARKLGSSLLVMSIIGGALLTAVMGAVSDMAGIHWAMVVPGGCFAVILLFALRARRVMPALAGA; encoded by the coding sequence ATGCATCACAGTGACATTGCCGCGTCACCGCGCGGCAACCTGGCGCGTACCGCCATGGTTCCCCTGTTGTTGATCGTCAGCCTGTTCTTTTTGTGGGGCATGGCCAACAACCTCAACGACATCCTGATCAAACAGTTCAAGAAGGCGTTCGAGCTGAGCGACCTGCAGGCCGGGCTGGTGCAGAGCGCCTTCTACATGGGCTATTTCGTGTTCGCGATGCCGGCGGCGATGTTCATGCGCCGCTACAGCTACAAGGCCGCGGTGGTGCTCGGGTTGCTGCTGTATGCGTGCGGGGCGTTCCTGTTCTACCCGGCTGCGCAGGTGCATACGTACTGGTTGTTCCTGCTGGCCCTGTTCGTGATCGCCAGCGGCCTGGCGTTTCTGGAAACCACCGCCAATCCACTGGTCACGGTACTCGGCCCGGCCGACGGCGCGGCGCGCCGGCTGAATCTTGCGCAGGCGTTCAATCCCCTGGGTTCGATCACCGGCGTGCTGGTCGGCCAGCATTTCATCTTCTCCGGGGTGGAGCACACGCCGGCCGAACTGGCCGCGATGGCGCCGGCCGCGCGCGAGGCATTCTTTGCCGCCGAATCCTCCGCCGTGCAGATGCCGTATCTGATCATCGGCGCGGTGGTGGTGCTGTGGGCGATCCTGATCGCGCTGGTGCGCTTTCCCACCGGCGCGCCGGAGAGCGACAGCGGCGTGGCGCCCAAACGCGCACGCTTCGGCGAACTGCTGCGCAATCGGCGCTTCATGTTTTCGGTGGTGGCGCAGTTTTTCTACGTGGGCGCGCAGGTCGGCATCTGGAGTTATCTGATCCGCTACCTGCAGGACGCGGTGCCGGGCACGCCGGAAAAAACCGCTGCCACGTATCTGACCATTTCGCTGGTGTTGTTCATGGCTGGCCGCTTTATCGGCACTGCGTTGCTGCGCTATCTGGCGCCGGCCAAGCTGCTGGCGAGTTTTGCCGCGATCAACCTGGTGCTGTGCGCGGTTGCCATCGCGTTGCCGGGCTGGGCCGGGCTGTACGCGCTGGTGGCTGCCAGTGTGTTCATGTCGGTGATGTTCCCGACCATCTTTGCGCTGGGCCTGGATGGCATGCACGACGATGCGCGCAAACTGGGCTCCTCCCTGCTGGTGATGTCCATCATCGGCGGTGCACTGCTCACCGCAGTCATGGGCGCGGTGTCGGACATGGCTGGCATCCACTGGGCGATGGTGGTGCCGGGCGGGTGCTTTGCGGTGATCCTGCTGTTTGCGTTGCGCGCACGTCGCGTCATGCCTGCACTTGCCGGAGCCTGA
- a CDS encoding aldo/keto reductase — MSAPALQRLGRTEVQLSALGFGAAPIGNLYREVAEADALAAVAGAFEAGIRHFDTAPYYGYGLSEARLGRGLAGVPRAAYTLSTKVGRCVYDDAQAVAGRDGFAVAGRRAEFDYSADGVRRAFASSLERLGTDYIDVLLLHDIGALTHGDNHAHVLQQALEEALPAMAELKASGACGAIGLGVNEQDVALEVLPRFPIDCVMLAGRYTLLEQHGARALLDQAQQHGVSILSAGPYSSGLLSDARGPGATYNYAPVDTTTLQHAQRLYAACAAFDVDIGAAALQFPLAHPAVTTVVAGMRTVAEVQSAATRLQASIPPALWQRLRNGGLLDADLPTP; from the coding sequence GTGAGCGCGCCGGCACTGCAACGCCTGGGCCGCACCGAGGTGCAGCTGTCGGCGCTGGGATTTGGCGCTGCGCCGATCGGGAATCTGTACAGGGAGGTCGCCGAGGCAGACGCGCTGGCTGCGGTGGCAGGCGCGTTCGAGGCCGGCATCCGCCACTTCGACACCGCGCCCTACTACGGTTACGGGCTCAGCGAAGCGCGCCTGGGCCGTGGCCTGGCCGGCGTGCCGCGCGCTGCCTACACGCTGTCGACCAAGGTCGGCCGTTGCGTCTACGACGACGCGCAGGCGGTGGCGGGGCGCGACGGTTTTGCGGTGGCCGGCCGCCGCGCCGAATTCGACTACAGCGCCGACGGCGTGCGGCGTGCGTTCGCGTCCAGCCTGGAGCGCCTGGGCACCGACTACATCGACGTGCTGCTGCTGCACGACATCGGTGCCCTGACCCACGGCGACAACCACGCCCATGTGCTGCAGCAGGCCTTGGAGGAGGCCTTGCCGGCCATGGCGGAGTTGAAGGCATCCGGTGCGTGCGGGGCGATCGGGCTGGGCGTCAACGAGCAGGACGTGGCATTGGAGGTGTTGCCGCGCTTCCCGATCGACTGCGTGATGCTGGCAGGGCGCTACACGCTGCTGGAACAGCATGGCGCGCGTGCGCTGCTCGACCAGGCGCAGCAACACGGCGTGTCGATCCTGTCGGCCGGCCCCTACAGTTCCGGACTGCTCAGCGATGCGCGCGGCCCCGGCGCCACCTATAACTACGCCCCTGTGGACACCACCACCTTGCAGCATGCGCAGCGTCTGTATGCGGCCTGCGCGGCGTTCGACGTGGACATCGGCGCGGCCGCATTGCAGTTTCCGCTGGCGCATCCGGCGGTGACCACCGTGGTGGCCGGCATGCGCACCGTCGCCGAGGTGCAATCGGCCGCCACGCGGTTGCAGGCATCGATCCCGCCTGCGCTATGGCAGCGCCTGCGCAACGGCGGCCTGCTCGATGCGGACCTGCCCACGCCATGA
- a CDS encoding manganese efflux pump MntP family protein: MSPFSIVLIGFAMSTDAFAAAIGKGAAMRKPQWRDALRAGLIFGSIEAITPVIGWLLGRAASSHLRAFDHWIAFVLLGGLGLHMIVAGLRADPDDADASADAPKKNGLLALAATGFATSIDAMAVGVSLAFLDVHIGVVAVVVGLCTFSMVTAGIMLGRVLGNLIGKRAEILGGVILVIVGSVILYEHLSGAA; the protein is encoded by the coding sequence ATGTCTCCTTTTTCCATTGTGTTGATCGGTTTTGCGATGTCTACCGATGCGTTTGCCGCAGCGATCGGCAAGGGCGCGGCGATGCGCAAACCGCAATGGCGCGATGCGCTGCGGGCCGGTCTGATCTTCGGCAGTATTGAGGCGATCACCCCGGTGATCGGCTGGCTGTTGGGGCGCGCCGCGTCCAGCCACCTGCGTGCGTTCGATCACTGGATTGCCTTCGTGCTGCTCGGCGGCCTGGGCCTGCACATGATTGTGGCCGGCCTGCGTGCAGATCCCGACGACGCCGATGCGTCGGCCGATGCTCCGAAGAAAAATGGCCTGCTGGCCCTGGCTGCCACCGGCTTTGCCACCAGCATCGATGCGATGGCGGTGGGCGTGAGCCTGGCGTTTCTGGATGTGCACATCGGCGTGGTGGCCGTGGTGGTCGGCCTGTGCACCTTCAGCATGGTCACCGCCGGCATCATGCTGGGCCGCGTGCTCGGCAACCTGATCGGCAAACGCGCCGAGATTCTCGGCGGCGTGATCCTGGTGATCGTTGGCAGCGTCATTCTCTACGAACACTTGAGCGGCGCTGCGTAA
- a CDS encoding family 43 glycosylhydrolase: MPDTTRRELFKVLAAGALVAPLPAAAQAPAMGCAHPPQWARGIEGQRKADLGNGTYLNPIVAGDHPDPTILKDGDDYYMTFSSFFSYPGIVLWHSTDLINWTPIGPALRQELGTIWALDLCKHDGRYFIYIPANPDDKGWSIFVIWADDIRGPWSAPIDLNIAGCIDPGHVVGEDGKRYLFVNGIRKIRLRDDGLATDGQIEPAYAPWRYPDDWVVENFAPEGPKLTWHDGWLYLVTAVGGTAGPVTGHMVIAARSRSVHGPWEHCPRNPLVRTLSEQEPWWSRGHATLVQGPRGDWWLVYHGYENGFRTLGRQTLLEPIEWTADGWFRATGGDLSTPLRTPARAAAGGTSIATGVALSDDFSTDRFGTQWSLHAPKPGEQARVRRANKALTLTCAGTSPIDSAPLTCGVPDRAYAAEVTLELVGDAEGGIVLFYNHKAFVGIGFTADTMKTYEYSEELAWARAPNTHRRIRVRLTNDRHVVSFEYSFDDGRQWIRHPTRMEVSGFHHNVFGGFLSLQLGVYAAQQGEVVLRDFRYRALG, translated from the coding sequence ATGCCAGACACGACACGGCGGGAGTTGTTCAAGGTGCTGGCCGCAGGCGCATTGGTCGCGCCGCTGCCGGCTGCCGCGCAGGCGCCAGCCATGGGCTGCGCGCATCCGCCGCAGTGGGCGCGCGGCATCGAAGGCCAGCGCAAGGCAGACCTGGGCAACGGCACCTACCTCAATCCCATCGTGGCCGGCGATCACCCGGACCCCACCATCCTCAAGGATGGCGACGACTACTACATGACGTTTTCGTCGTTCTTTTCCTACCCGGGCATCGTGCTGTGGCACTCCACCGACCTGATCAACTGGACGCCGATCGGCCCTGCACTGCGCCAGGAACTGGGCACGATCTGGGCGCTGGATCTGTGCAAGCATGACGGCCGTTACTTCATCTATATCCCGGCCAATCCCGACGACAAGGGTTGGTCGATCTTCGTGATCTGGGCCGATGACATCCGCGGGCCATGGAGCGCGCCGATCGATCTGAACATCGCCGGCTGCATCGATCCCGGCCACGTGGTGGGCGAGGACGGCAAGCGCTATCTGTTTGTCAACGGCATCCGCAAGATCCGCCTGCGCGACGATGGCCTGGCCACCGATGGGCAAATCGAACCGGCCTACGCGCCGTGGCGTTATCCCGACGACTGGGTGGTGGAGAACTTCGCGCCCGAAGGCCCCAAGCTCACCTGGCACGACGGTTGGCTGTATCTGGTGACCGCCGTCGGCGGCACCGCCGGCCCGGTGACCGGGCACATGGTCATCGCTGCGCGCTCGCGCTCGGTGCACGGGCCGTGGGAACACTGTCCGCGCAATCCGCTGGTGCGCACGCTGTCCGAGCAGGAGCCGTGGTGGTCGCGCGGCCATGCCACGCTGGTGCAAGGCCCACGTGGCGATTGGTGGCTGGTCTATCACGGCTACGAAAACGGCTTCCGTACCCTGGGGCGTCAGACCCTGCTGGAGCCGATCGAGTGGACCGCCGACGGCTGGTTTCGCGCCACCGGCGGCGACCTGTCCACGCCGTTGCGCACGCCGGCACGCGCTGCCGCCGGCGGTACGTCCATCGCCACCGGCGTCGCGTTGTCCGATGATTTTTCCACCGACCGATTCGGCACCCAGTGGAGCCTGCACGCGCCCAAGCCGGGCGAGCAGGCGCGCGTGCGGCGGGCCAACAAGGCGTTGACGCTGACCTGCGCGGGCACATCGCCCATCGACAGCGCGCCGCTGACCTGCGGCGTGCCCGATCGCGCCTACGCGGCCGAGGTCACGCTGGAGTTGGTCGGCGATGCCGAAGGCGGCATCGTGCTGTTCTACAACCACAAGGCCTTCGTCGGCATCGGCTTCACCGCCGACACCATGAAGACCTACGAGTATTCCGAAGAACTGGCGTGGGCACGTGCGCCCAATACGCACCGCCGCATCCGCGTGCGGCTGACCAACGATCGCCACGTCGTGAGCTTTGAATATTCGTTCGACGACGGCCGGCAATGGATACGCCACCCCACGCGCATGGAAGTGTCCGGATTCCATCACAACGTGTTCGGCGGTTTCTTGAGCCTGCAGCTGGGCGTGTATGCCGCGCAGCAAGGCGAGGTGGTGCTGCGCGATTTCCGGTACCGCGCGCTGGGCTGA